A stretch of the Osmerus mordax isolate fOsmMor3 chromosome 12, fOsmMor3.pri, whole genome shotgun sequence genome encodes the following:
- the phykpl gene encoding 5-phosphohydroxy-L-lysine phospho-lyase isoform X1, whose translation MELQIFHKNQTLAMRKKFIGQSCRLFYSDDPVKIVKARGQYLYDENDMQYLDCISNVQHVGHCHPSVTQAAATQMEQLNANTRFLHDNIVRYASRLAATLPEKLCVFYFVNSGSEANDLALRLAHQYTQHEDVIVLDHAYHGHLMSLIDISPYKFRKLSGQKDWVHVAPLPDTYRGLYREDHPDPAQAYADTVKDLIDQVHLKGRKVSAFFAESLPSVGGQIILPSGYSTKVAEYVRSAGGVFVADEVQTGFGRVGSHFWAFQMEGGVFCPDIVTMGKPMGNGHPLACVVTTEEIAAAFTANGVEYFNTFGGNPVSCAIGLAVLDVIEKEDLRGNSTRVGGHLKQLLAQLQTKHLSIGDVRGVGLFVGLELVTDRDQRTPATEAAAQVVQRLKLQRICVSTDGPWENVVKFKPPMCFSMKDAELVAHHIDLILTDMETNADKLDK comes from the exons ATGGAGTTACAAATTTTCCACAAGAACCAGACCCTTGCAATGAGGAAGAAATTCATCGG CCAATCGTGTAGACTCTTTTATTCCGACGATCCTGTGAAGATAGTTAAAGCTCGAGGACAGTACCTATATGACGAGAATGACATGCAATACTTGGACTGTATCAGTAACGTTCAACACG TGGGTCACTGTCACCCCAGTGTCACACAAGCGGCTGCTACACAGATGGAGCAGCTGAACGCAAATACACGGTTCCTGCACGACAACATAGTGCGGTACGCCAGCCGTCTCGCTGCCACTCTTCCCGAGAAACTGTGCGTCTTCTATTTCGTCAACTCAGG GTCGGAGGCCAATGACCTGGCCTTGCGGTTGGCTCATCAGTATACCCAGCATGAAGACGTCATAGTGCTCGACCA tgCCTACCATGGCCACCTGATGTCGCTCATTGACATCAGTCCATACAAGTTCCGGAAGCTGTCTGGACAGAAAGACTGGGTTCACGTG GCCCCGTTGCCAGACACCTACAGGGGGCTGTACAGAGAGGACCACCCCGACCCCGCCCAGGCCTACGCTGACACAGTCAAGGACTTGATCGACCAGGTCCACCTAAAAGGTCGCAAG GTTTCTGCGTTCTTCGCTGAATCATTGCCCAGTGTCGGAGGCCAGATCATTCTGCCCTCAGGATACTCAACAAAAGTAGCAGA ATACGTGCGTTCTGCGGGAGGGGTGTTCGTGGCGGACGAGGTGCAGACTGGCTTCGGGCGTGTCGGGAGCCACTTCTGGGCCTTCCAGATGGAGGGCGGGGTCTTCTGCCCGGACATCGTCACCATGGGGAAGCCGATGGGCAACGGGCACCCCCTGGCCTGCGTGGTAACCACCGAGGAAATCGCTGCGGCATTCACAGCTAACGGAGTCGAGTACTTCAATACG TTTGGGGGAAACCCGGTCTCATGTGCCATCGGGCTGGCGGTTCTGGATGTAATCGAGAAGGAGGACCTAAGGGGAAACTCCACCCGTGTTGGAGGCCACCTTAAACAGCTGCTGGCGCAGCTGCAGACCAAGCACCTGTCCATTGGGGACGTTAG GGGTGTGGGTCTGTTTGTGGGTCTGGAGCTGGTGACTGACCGAGACCAGCGGACCCCTGCTACAGAAGCCGCTGCACAGGTGGTCCAGAG GCTGAAGCTGCAGAGGATCTGTGTGAGTACGGACGGGCCCTGGGAGAACGTGGTGAAGTTCAAGCCCCCCATGTGCTTCAGCATGAAGGACGCAGAGCTGGTGGCTCACCACATCGATCTCATTCTCACAG ACATGGAGACCAACGCAGACAAACTGGACAAGTGA
- the phykpl gene encoding 5-phosphohydroxy-L-lysine phospho-lyase isoform X2, which produces MEQLNANTRFLHDNIVRYASRLAATLPEKLCVFYFVNSGSEANDLALRLAHQYTQHEDVIVLDHAYHGHLMSLIDISPYKFRKLSGQKDWVHVAPLPDTYRGLYREDHPDPAQAYADTVKDLIDQVHLKGRKVSAFFAESLPSVGGQIILPSGYSTKVAEYVRSAGGVFVADEVQTGFGRVGSHFWAFQMEGGVFCPDIVTMGKPMGNGHPLACVVTTEEIAAAFTANGVEYFNTFGGNPVSCAIGLAVLDVIEKEDLRGNSTRVGGHLKQLLAQLQTKHLSIGDVRGVGLFVGLELVTDRDQRTPATEAAAQVVQRLKLQRICVSTDGPWENVVKFKPPMCFSMKDAELVAHHIDLILTDMETNADKLDK; this is translated from the exons ATGGAGCAGCTGAACGCAAATACACGGTTCCTGCACGACAACATAGTGCGGTACGCCAGCCGTCTCGCTGCCACTCTTCCCGAGAAACTGTGCGTCTTCTATTTCGTCAACTCAGG GTCGGAGGCCAATGACCTGGCCTTGCGGTTGGCTCATCAGTATACCCAGCATGAAGACGTCATAGTGCTCGACCA tgCCTACCATGGCCACCTGATGTCGCTCATTGACATCAGTCCATACAAGTTCCGGAAGCTGTCTGGACAGAAAGACTGGGTTCACGTG GCCCCGTTGCCAGACACCTACAGGGGGCTGTACAGAGAGGACCACCCCGACCCCGCCCAGGCCTACGCTGACACAGTCAAGGACTTGATCGACCAGGTCCACCTAAAAGGTCGCAAG GTTTCTGCGTTCTTCGCTGAATCATTGCCCAGTGTCGGAGGCCAGATCATTCTGCCCTCAGGATACTCAACAAAAGTAGCAGA ATACGTGCGTTCTGCGGGAGGGGTGTTCGTGGCGGACGAGGTGCAGACTGGCTTCGGGCGTGTCGGGAGCCACTTCTGGGCCTTCCAGATGGAGGGCGGGGTCTTCTGCCCGGACATCGTCACCATGGGGAAGCCGATGGGCAACGGGCACCCCCTGGCCTGCGTGGTAACCACCGAGGAAATCGCTGCGGCATTCACAGCTAACGGAGTCGAGTACTTCAATACG TTTGGGGGAAACCCGGTCTCATGTGCCATCGGGCTGGCGGTTCTGGATGTAATCGAGAAGGAGGACCTAAGGGGAAACTCCACCCGTGTTGGAGGCCACCTTAAACAGCTGCTGGCGCAGCTGCAGACCAAGCACCTGTCCATTGGGGACGTTAG GGGTGTGGGTCTGTTTGTGGGTCTGGAGCTGGTGACTGACCGAGACCAGCGGACCCCTGCTACAGAAGCCGCTGCACAGGTGGTCCAGAG GCTGAAGCTGCAGAGGATCTGTGTGAGTACGGACGGGCCCTGGGAGAACGTGGTGAAGTTCAAGCCCCCCATGTGCTTCAGCATGAAGGACGCAGAGCTGGTGGCTCACCACATCGATCTCATTCTCACAG ACATGGAGACCAACGCAGACAAACTGGACAAGTGA
- the hnrnpaba gene encoding heterogeneous nuclear ribonucleoprotein A/Ba isoform X2: MSDTEQQLMETSENGHEGEEAEDFNGAGPTEEETEEAVNEGEEEAVPEACADEGVEDDGVEEEAEAETTETLEGEGSQNGASEGGQINASKGEEDAGKMFVGGLSWDTSKKDLKDYFSKFGEVTDCTIKMDQQTGRSRGFGFILFKEAVSVDKVLEQKEHRLDGRQIDPKKAMAMKKEPVKKIFVGGLNPDTDKDVIQEYFGTFGEIETIELPQDPKTEKRRGFVFITYKEEGPVKKVLEKKFHNVSGSKCEIKIAQPKEVYQQQQFGGRGGGRGGRGRGGQGQNWNQGYNNYWNQGYGNQGYGYGGQQGYGGYGGYSNYDYSAGYYGYGGGYDYSLK; this comes from the exons atgtctgacacCGAGCAACAGTTGATGGAAACATCAGAAAACGGACACGAaggggaagaggcagaggattTTAACGGAGCCGGGCCCACGGAAGAAGAGACCGAAGAGGCGGTGAATGAAGGCGAAGAGGAGGCAGTGCCCGAAGCTTGTGCGGACGAGGGTGTTGAAGACGACGgggtagaggaagaggcagaggcagagacgaCGGAAACACTCGAGGGGGAAGGATCGCAGAACGGTGCCTCTGAAGGCGGACAGATCAACGCCAGCAAAGGCGAGGAAGATGCGGG aAAAATGTTTGTCGGTGGTCTCAGTTGGGACACAAGTAAGAAGGATCTCAAAGACTACTTCTCTAAATTCGGTGAGGTGACAGACTGCACCATAAAGATGGACCAGCAGACAGGCCGGTCAAGAGGCTTCGGGTTCATCCTCTTCAAAGAAGCGGTCAGCGTAGACAAG GTGCTGGAACAGAAGGAGCACAGACTAGACGGCAGACAGATTGACCCCAAGAAGGCCATGGCCATGAAGAAAGAGCCTGTGAAGAAGATCTTCGTAGGAGGCCTCAACCCAGACACAGACAAGGACGTCATCCAGGAGTACTTTGGAACCTTCGGAGAG ATCGAGACCATTGAGCTACCTCAGGACCCAAAgacggagaagaggagggggttcgTTTTCATCACGTACAAGGAGGAGGGTCCAGTGAAGAAAGTGCTCGAAAAGAAATTCCACAACGTCAGTGGATCGAAG TGTGAGATCAAGATCGCCCAGCCCAAAGAGGTgtaccagcagcagcagtttGGTGGtcgtggaggaggacgaggaggccgAGGGCGAGGAG GTCAGGGTCAGAACTGGAACCAAGGTTACAACAACTACTGGAACCAAGGTTACGGTAACCAAGGTTACGGCTACGGGGGACAGCAGGGCTACGGCGGATACGGTGGCTATAGCAACTACGACTACTCGGCTGGTTACTACGGCTACGGGGGTGGTTATGACTACA GTCTAAAGTAA
- the hnrnpaba gene encoding heterogeneous nuclear ribonucleoprotein A/Ba isoform X1 has translation MSDTEQQLMETSENGHEGEEAEDFNGAGPTEEETEEAVNEGEEEAVPEACADEGVEDDGVEEEAEAETTETLEGEGSQNGASEGGQINASKGEEDAGKMFVGGLSWDTSKKDLKDYFSKFGEVTDCTIKMDQQTGRSRGFGFILFKEAVSVDKVLEQKEHRLDGRQIDPKKAMAMKKEPVKKIFVGGLNPDTDKDVIQEYFGTFGEIETIELPQDPKTEKRRGFVFITYKEEGPVKKVLEKKFHNVSGSKCEIKIAQPKEVYQQQQFGGRGGGRGGRGRGGQGQNWNQGYNNYWNQGYGNQGYGYGGQQGYGGYGGYSNYDYSAGYYGYGGGYDYNQGNTSYGKTPRRGGHQSSYKPY, from the exons atgtctgacacCGAGCAACAGTTGATGGAAACATCAGAAAACGGACACGAaggggaagaggcagaggattTTAACGGAGCCGGGCCCACGGAAGAAGAGACCGAAGAGGCGGTGAATGAAGGCGAAGAGGAGGCAGTGCCCGAAGCTTGTGCGGACGAGGGTGTTGAAGACGACGgggtagaggaagaggcagaggcagagacgaCGGAAACACTCGAGGGGGAAGGATCGCAGAACGGTGCCTCTGAAGGCGGACAGATCAACGCCAGCAAAGGCGAGGAAGATGCGGG aAAAATGTTTGTCGGTGGTCTCAGTTGGGACACAAGTAAGAAGGATCTCAAAGACTACTTCTCTAAATTCGGTGAGGTGACAGACTGCACCATAAAGATGGACCAGCAGACAGGCCGGTCAAGAGGCTTCGGGTTCATCCTCTTCAAAGAAGCGGTCAGCGTAGACAAG GTGCTGGAACAGAAGGAGCACAGACTAGACGGCAGACAGATTGACCCCAAGAAGGCCATGGCCATGAAGAAAGAGCCTGTGAAGAAGATCTTCGTAGGAGGCCTCAACCCAGACACAGACAAGGACGTCATCCAGGAGTACTTTGGAACCTTCGGAGAG ATCGAGACCATTGAGCTACCTCAGGACCCAAAgacggagaagaggagggggttcgTTTTCATCACGTACAAGGAGGAGGGTCCAGTGAAGAAAGTGCTCGAAAAGAAATTCCACAACGTCAGTGGATCGAAG TGTGAGATCAAGATCGCCCAGCCCAAAGAGGTgtaccagcagcagcagtttGGTGGtcgtggaggaggacgaggaggccgAGGGCGAGGAG GTCAGGGTCAGAACTGGAACCAAGGTTACAACAACTACTGGAACCAAGGTTACGGTAACCAAGGTTACGGCTACGGGGGACAGCAGGGCTACGGCGGATACGGTGGCTATAGCAACTACGACTACTCGGCTGGTTACTACGGCTACGGGGGTGGTTATGACTACA ACCAGGGAAATACAAGCTATGGAAAAACTCCAAGACGTGGAGGCCACCAGAGTAGCTACAAGCCATACTGA
- the nme5 gene encoding nucleoside diphosphate kinase homolog 5, with amino-acid sequence MDGTPKHPMRAPRIYVERTLALIKPDVIHKAEEIEDIILRSGFTILQKRKLQLTPEQCSDFYAEQYGKLFFPSLTAFMSSGPIIAMTLARQQAIAHWKALIGPVNSTKARETHPECLRAKYGTSDLRNALHGSEAFSSAESEIKFMFPKSVIEPIPMAEAAQDYLFRFVSPTLLSGLTELCKQKPADPYTWLADWLIKNNPNKPNVNDGAE; translated from the exons ATGGATGGAACGCCGAAACATCCGATGCGGGCCCCACGTATATACGTGGAGAGAACATTGGCACTGATCAAGCCCGACGTCATCCATAAGGCCGAGGAGATCGAAGACATCATTCTGAGGTCTGGGTTCACCATCCTACAG AAGCGCAAGCTGCAGCTGACCCCAGAGCAGTGCAGTGACTTCTATGCAGAGCAGTATGGGAAGTTGTTCTTCCCCAGTCTGACGGCCTTCATGAGCTCAGGCCCCATCATCGCCATGACGCTGGCACGGCAGCAGGCCATCGCTCACTGGAAGGCTCTCATTGGTCCCGTCAACAGCACCAAGGCCAGGGAGACGCATCCTGAATG TCTGCGAGCCAAATATGGCACCTCTGACCTTCGGAACGCACTGCATGGCAGCGAAGCATTCTCCTCTGCAGAGAGCGAGATCAAGTTCATGTTCCCCAAGT CCGTGATTGAGCCCATCCCAATGGCAGAGGCGGCTCAAGACTACCTGTTCAGGTTTGTGAGCCCCACTTTGCTGAGTGGACTGACTGAGCTCTGCAAGCAGAAGCCTGCGGACCCCTAT ACCTGGCTCGCTGATTGGCTGATCAAGAACAATCCAAACAAGCCGAACGTGAATGACGGAGCAGAGTGA
- the rack1 gene encoding small ribosomal subunit protein RACK1 produces MTEQMTLRGTLKGHNGWVTQIATTPQFPDMILSASRDKSIIMWKLTRDETNYGIPQRALKGHSHFVSDVVISSDGQFALSGSWDGTLRLWDLTTGTTTRRFVGHTKDVLSVAFSADNRQIVSGSRDKTIKLWNTLGVCKYTIQDESHSEWVSCVRFSPNSSNPIIVSCGWDKMVKVWNLANCKLKTNHIGHTGFLNTVTVSPDGSLCASGGKDGQAMLWDLNEGKHLYTLDSGDNINALCFSPNRYWLCAATGPSIKIWDLEGKIIVDELRQEVISSNSKAEPPQCTSLAWSADGQTLFAGYTDNLIRVWQVTIGTR; encoded by the exons ATGACCGAGCAGATGACTCTTAGGGGGACCCTGAAGGGACACAATGGTTGGGTCACACAGATCGCCACAACTCCTCAGTTTCCCGATATGATTCTGTCTGCATCCCGAG ACAAGTCTATCATCATGTGGAAGCTGACCCGTGACGAGACCAACTATGGCATCCCCCAGCGCGCCCTCAAGGGCCATTCTCACTTCGTGAGTGATGTGGTCATCTCCTCCGATGGGCAGTTTGCCCTGTCTGGGTCCTGGGATGGGACCCTCCGCCTGTGGGACCTCACCAC tggCACCACCACCCGCCGCTTCGTGGGTCACACCAAGGACGTCCTCAGCGTGGCCTTCTCTGCCGACAACCGCCAGATCGTGTCTGGTTCTCGGGACAAGACCATCAAGCTGTGGAACACCCTGGGTGTCTGCAAGTACACCATCCAG GACGAGAGCCACTCTGAGTGGGTGTCCTGCGTGCGCTTCTCCCCCAACAGCAGCAACCCCATCATTGTGTCCTGTGGCTGGGACAAAATGGTCAAG GTGTGGAACCTGGCCAACTGCAAGCTGAAGACCAACCACATCGGCCACACAGGCTTCCTGAACACAGTGACCGTCTCTCCTGACGGCTCCCTGTGCGCCTCCGGAGGAAAG GACGGCCAGGCCATGCTGTGGGACCTGAACGAGGGCAAGCATCTGTACACCCTGGACAGTGGTGACAACATCAATGCTCTGTGCTTCAGCCCCAACCGCTACTGGCTCTGTGCTGCCACCGGACCTAGCATCAAGATCTGG GATCTGGAGGGGAAGATCATCGTGGATgagctcagacaggaagtgatcagCTCCAACAGCAAGGCCGAGCCCCCCCAGTGCACCTCTCTGGCCTGGTCTGCTGATGGACAG ACCCTGTTTGCTGGCTACACTGACAACCTGATCAGAGTGTGGCAGGTCACCATTGGAACCCGATAA